The Streptomyces cathayae DNA segment CGAACTGGATGTACCGGTCGGCGTGCTGGCACAGATCCGGGTCGAGACCGTGGGCGAACGGGTCGAAGTCGCACTCGGCCGCTATTCGGGAGCGAAGACCGCTCGGATCGAACAGGGTGATGCCGCGGGTCGCGGTGCGGCCGGCGGCGAGCAGGTCCCAGAACGCCGTCGCTCCGGTGCCGCCGGGAGCGACCACACCGACACCGGTGACGGCCACTCGCCGGGTCATTTTATGGCCTCACTGCGCTCGGCCGGCCGCTCCTGCCCCGGCCCGGACACACCCGGCCCGCCCACGGTCAGCTGGGGACCGGCCACGGAACCGGCGTTCTCCTCGGTGTCGACGTGACCGAGACTCGGGTGCGGGGCGAGCGGACCCAGGTGGAACACCATGCGGGCCTCGGCGTCGGAGACGTTGCGGAAGCGGTGCCGCATGTCGATCGGGATCATCAGCCCCTGATCGGCCCGGAGCGCGAACGGCTCCCCGTCCAGGTCGACTTCGAGGGCGCCGCTGACGACGTAGACGAACTCCTCGGAGTACGGGTGGTAGTGCTCGCCGATGCGCTCGCCGGGCTGGATGACGGCCAGTCCCATGAAGCCGCTGGTGGAACCCACCGTGGCCGGGGTGAGCAGGGTTCTGAGGTCGCCCCCGCGCCGTCGGTTGGGTTCCGTCTCGCTCAGGTCCACGATGCGTGGATGCTGTTTGGACATGGTTGGTACCTCCGGGTGTGGCGGGGACGTCCGGACGCGCGGGCCGCGGACGTCCCCACGGTGTGCCGTCAGGAATCCGCCGTGCTGCGGTCGGTGACGGGCAGCATGTCGGCGTGCGACAGCAGCCGGTTGATGGTGCGCTCCGAGTCCAGCGGGCCCTCGACGCCGACCGCGGCGCCGTCCAGGAGCCGCTCCAGCTCCGCCGCCTTCCCCGCGCCCTTGATGCCGAGCGCCGCGAGGGGGTCGAGGTCGAGGTCGCCGGTGGCGTCGATCAGACGGACCACGACGTTGTCGCGCTGGAAGACGGTGCTCGAGTACACCGGGCCGTCCGGCTCGTCGGCCGCGGCCTCGTCCTGGCGGGAGAGGAACCGGGCCAGTTCCTCCCCACGGCCCTCGACGGCCGGGTAGTACAGCGCGTGCCGCCGCAGACCCGCCGGCCGGGGCCCGTGCCGGTCGACGTGGTGCACGGCGGGGAGCGCGGCCCTGGTGAAGAACACGCGCATGGAGCCGGGATCGCCGAGATCCCGGGCATGCTCCAGATAGGGGTTGATGGCCTCTTCGGCCGCCTGGGTCTCGGGCTGATCGGCCACGTGGCGCAGCGCCGTGGCCAGGTCGCCCTCCACCTCGATGGTCCGCACCACGCGGTTGCCGTGCATGAACACGGAGGTGCGGCGCAGTTGCGTGCTGTCGTTCAGCGCGGCTTCGGGGGCCGCGTACCCGGCCAGGTGCTTCGCGACCTTGGACTCGGTGCCCGGCTTGACGGTGAAGGTGAGAGCGTGCCGGGCCACACCCTCGCCCACGCGGGCCTGTGCCTGGAGGTTCGCGGCGGCCTGCCCGGTGAGCGGCCGGCCGTCCCGCATCTCGCGCAGGACGCTGTAGCGCATCGACCGCGTGTCGCGGACGCAACTGTGCAGCGGGCGGACGGTCTCGATGTGCTCCTCGCTGTTCACCCAGGCGAGGAAGGGCGGGGCGCTCTCCCACTCGCTGGTGATGAGCCACTGCGAGGGGTTCTCGATCGACTGGCAGAGCTGGTCACTGATGTGACCGGGGACGGACGCGATCATGCTGCTCATGTGTTCGTACGCGTCGAGGAACTGTTCCTGGGCCCCGTCGTACAGGTCGAGCATCAGGATCACCCGCAGCCTGGAGCCGTCGAACGCCGACTGCGGTATGCGTCCCGTCATACGTCCCGTGGTGGTCATCCGGTGCACCTCTCCTCTTCTTCACGGAAGGTTCTTCACGAGGTCGGGAACGGCCGCCGCATCCGAAGGTCCGGGGTCGCCCTGCACCGATCGTCGACGTGCCCCGCGATGTGCGCGAGCGCCACGGGGCAGGAGGGTGAACCCCGCGTCAACCGGGTGCCGCCAGGACGCGGAACGGCCCGTACCGGGCATGGATCCGACGTCCTTTTCCACCGCCCGTCGCGGGCGAGGCTGGAGGCAGTCCAATGAACCGTTCGGAAACGGCCGACGAGATCGGCCACCGCACGCCCGTCCTGATCGTCGGCGGCTCCCTGGTGGGCCTGTCCATGTCCGTGTTCCTGGGACGTCTGGGCGTGCCGCACACGCTCGTCGAACGCCACCCGGGCACGTCGATCCACCCGCGCGGGCGCGGGAACAACGTGCGCACCATGGAGCTGTACCGGGTGGCCGGAGTCGAACAGCAGATCAGGGAGGTCGCGTCGGTCCTCGCGGACAACCACGGGATCATGCAGACGCCGAGCCTGGTGGAGGGTGACGGCGAGTGGCTCTTCAAGGAGATCGACCCTGGCGGCGGACTGGCCCGGTTCAGCCCCGGCGGGTGGTGCCAGTGCAGTCAGAACGACCTCGAGCCGGTGCTCCTCGCGCGCGCCCGCGAACTCGGCGGCGACCTGCGCTTCGCGACCGAGATGATGTCGTTCGACCAGGACGGCGAGGGTGTGACGGCGCGGGTCAAGAGCCGGGAGACCGGCGAGCACACCACCATCCGGGCGGACTACCTGGTCGCCGCGGACGGCCCGCGCAGCCCTGTCCGGGAGCGGCTCGGCATCGGGCAGAACGGACCGGGCGACCTGTTCCACAACGTGAGCGTCACCTTCTCCTCCCGCGACCTCGCGGACATCGTCGGCGACCGGCGGTTCATCCTCTGCTACCTCACGAATCCGGAGGCCGACGGGGCGCTGCTCCCGGTCGACAACGCCGAGAACTGGGTGTTCCACGCCCCCTGGCACCCCGAACACGGCGAAACCTTCGAGGAGTTCACCGACGAGCGGTGCGTCGCCCATATCCGGCGGGCGATCGGAGCCCCCGACCTCGACGTCAAGATCACCGGCCGGGCCGCGTGGCACGCCGCCGAACGGGTCGCCGAACGCTACGCCGACGGCCGGGTGTTCCTCGCCGGTGACTCGGCCCACGAGATGTCGCCCACCGGGGCGTTCGGTTCCAACACCGGCATCCAGGACGCGCACAACCTGGCCTGGAAACTGGCCGCCGTCCTCGGCGGCTGGGCGGGACCCGGACTGCTGGACTCCTACGACGCCGAGCGCCGTCCGGTCGCGGAGGCGACCAGCGCCCGCGCCTCGAACCGCTCGGTCGAGCACAGTCACCCCGGCTACACGCCCGCAGCGGGCGCCGGGGGCAAGGGCCCGAAGGGCGGAATCCTCACCGTGGCGCTGGGCTACCGCTATCCGCGGGGCGCGGTCCTCGGCAGTGACCCGGCGGCGCCGGTCGTCCCCGAGGGCCTGCAGCTGGCGGGGGAGCCCGGCAGCCGGGCCCCCCACCTGTGGCTGGACCGCGCCGGCGCCCGCGTCTCCACCGTCGACCTCTACGAGCGGTCACTGGTGCTGCTCAGCTCCGAGGACGGCGCCTGGCACACCGCCGCGGAGCAGGTGGCGAAGCGCCTGCCGGTGCCGCTCGACTCGTACCGGATCGGCAGCGGTCCGACCGCTGACCTGACGCCGGACGCCGACGTGGACTGGGCGCAGGCCCACGGCGTCACCGAGGCCGGCGCGGTCCTGGTCCGCCCCGACGGGTTCGTGGCATGGCGCTCCGAAGAGGCCGCTGTGGACGCCGCGACGGCGCTGCACGACGCCGTCGCGGCGATCCTGGCCCGGCGACAGGACTGACGAGTGGACTGACGAGAGATACGGAGCGGAGGCGTCAAGCCCCTCCGACGCCGCCCTGCCGCCCCCGCTCCGCCTTGGCCTGGTGCTGTTCGAACCGCTGGACCGCCGGCCCGTCGTCGTTCCACGGCCACGGGGTCACCATGCCCTGAAGCGCCTGGAACACCGGGTACGCGTCGGCGGCCCGGCCGGCCGCGCACAGCGCGTACGCCAGCACGTTCAGATCCGCCTGGGCCGCCGCGTGCTGGAAGAAGCCGGGCTTCGCCCAGAGGGAGGCGGCCTGCTCCAGTGAGGCCGCGATCTGTCCGCCCTTCCACAGCTGACCTGCTGTCATGGCCCGGACACCGCCCTGCGCCACCAGTCCCTGGTACTGCCGCACGGCCGCGGTCACCTCGATCGCGGCGCACGGCGCGTTGGCCGGTATCCGGGCGCGCACCACATCGATGAAGTCGAGGACGGCCGCACTCGAACCGCCTTCCTCCGGCGACAGATGGGCGAGCATCTGCAGATACGCCTCACGGTGCCAGCGGTCGCGTCCGGTGGCCTCCCGCCAGATGGCGTTGACCTCGCTCTGCGCGTACTGCTCGATCCGGGCCATGCCGAGCAGGGTCACCCAGGGCAACGGATCCGCCGGGTTCAGCTCCGCGGCCCGATGACACTGGGCCACCAACTGCCCCGCTTCCTCCAGGTGTCTGTCCCGCAGGCCGCGGGCCAGGCCGACCCTGGAGTGGAACACCAGCGCGTCGGGGCTCCCCGGATACTTGGCCAGCCAGGAGGACGCCAGGTCCGACCCCGACTCGGCCGTCGCGTCGGCCAGTACGGAGACACGGTGGCCGCGCCGGTCCCAGTCGCTCCCGGTCTCCTCGAGAAGCGTGGCGACGAGTGTCACCTCCGCCTGCTTGACGCTCCCACCGCGCTTGTTCAACTGCTTGAGGACGCGCGCGAGGTCGGCGTCGTCGAGGGAGGGAACGATGCGGGGACGTTTACCGGTACGACTACTGAAGAGGGACATGCCCGCAGACTAGGAACTTTACCGGGCCGGGCAACCGGTACGAGACGATCGTTACCGATCCGGCCCTCAAGGTCACGTTATGCGTCCACCAGGTGGGCACATGGGGCCCGAGCAGGGCGAACACCGGCGGGGCGGGGCCGGACCGCTTGCCGGTCCCACCCCGCCCTGCCGCTCCGTCCGCCGGTCAGGGAGCCGGTGCCGGGAAGGTCGGGTACTCCACGCCGGAGACGTACTGGACGACCCGGACGACCTGGCACGAGTAGCCGAACTCGTTGTCGTACCAGAGGTAGAGGATCGCGTTGTCACCCTCGACCTTGAGGGCGCCGGCGTCGACGATCGACGCGTGCCGCGAGCCGATGAAGTCGCTGGAGACCGCGTCGGGGGCGCTGGTGAAGTCGATCTGACGCTTCAGCGGCGAGGTGAGCGACACGTCGCGGAGGTGGTCGAGGACCTCGGCGCGGCTGGTCGCGCGGCCCAACTGGAGGTTGAGGATCGCGATGGACACGTCCGGTACGGGGACCCGGATCGAACTGCCGGTGATCGTCGCCTCGAGGTCGGGCAGTGCCTTGGCGACGGCGGAGGCGGCACCGGTCTCGGTGATCACCATGTTCATCGGCGCGGAGCGGCCCCGGCGCTCGGACTTGTGGTAGTTGTCCAGCAGGTTCTGGTCGTTGGTGAACGAGTGGACGGTCTCCACGTGGCCGCGCAGCACGCCGTACTCGTCCGCCATCGCCTTCAGCGGCGGGACGATCGCGTTGGTGGTGCAGGACGCGCAGGACAGGATCTGCTCGTCCGGCTTGAGGGTGTCGTGGTTGACGCCGTGCACGATGTTGGGCACGTCGCCCTTGCCGGGGGCGGTCAGCACGACCTTGTCGACACCGGGGCGCAGGTGCTGCGAGAGGCCCTCGCGGTCGCGCCACTTGCCGGTGTTGTCGATGAGGATGGCGTTCTTGATGCCGTACGCCGTGTAGTCCACCTGCGCCGGGTCGTCGGCGTAGATCATCTTGATCGTGTTGCCGTTGGCGACGATCGTGCCGGCCGCCTCGTCGACGGTGATCGTGCCCTGGAACTGACCGTGCACCGAATCGCGGCGCAGCAGCGAGGCCCGCTTGACGATGTCCTGCTCACCGCCCCGGCGGACCACGACGGCACGGAGCCTGAGACCGTTGCCCGAGCCCGACTTCTCGATGAGCAGGCGGGCGAGGAGCCGGCCGATGCGGCCGAAACCGTAGAGGACGACGTCGCGCGGCTCACGGCGGTCGATCTTGTTGGCGCCGGTGGCACCTGCCACGGCCTCGGCGGTGAACTCCGCCACCGACAGTCCCCGGTCGTCGGTCCGGTAGGTCGCGGCGAGCAGGCCGAGGTCGATCTGGGACGGACCGAGGTCGAGCGTGGTGAGGGCCTGGAGGAACGGCAGCGTCTCGGTGACCGAGAGTTCCTGGCCGGCGATCTGGCGGGCGAAGCGGTGGGTCTTGAGGATGGAGACCACCGACTTGTTCACCAAGGAGCGGCTGTGCAGCAGGACGGTGACGTCCCGCTCGCGGTGCAGCTTCCCGATGATCGGGATCATCGACTCCGCGATTTCCTCGCGGTGCTTCCAGTTGGTGAACGAGTCTTCGTTGACAGTCACAGGATTTATCTTTCGAGCTAGGCGGCGCTCATATGATAACCATGCGGGTCAAGGGGCTCTCAGGGGGTGTCCTGCCGGCCTCTCCGGGGGTGTCCTTCCGGCAGGGTTGTGTCCCGCGCGATCGGGTACGCGTGCAGGACCGTGCCCGGAGCGGATCTTGTTCCGATCACCGATCACCGATCACCGATCCGGTCCGGGGCGGTCCGTACGACCACCGCTACGAGGGAAACAGCCATGGAGACACCCGCGCACGAGAACAACGGACCCACGCCCGCCCAGCGGGCTCTGGACGCTCTCTCGGAGAACACCGAGGACACGGCGGCTCTGGACGCCCTCGCCGACAGTGACGTACTGATCCCCGTGCCCGACGACACGGGCGACGAGACGGCCGCCGACCCCGGCGCCGTCGCGCTGCCGGTGATGGAACAGCCGGACGGCATCCAGGTGGTGCCCGTGTTCACCTCGGAACTGGAGATGTCGGGACTGCTCCCGTTCGTCTCCCGCTACCGTCTGGTACCGCTCGGCGCCCTGGCCGCGCAGTGGCCGGCCGACGAGCTGTCCCTCACCATCGACGGCAGCTCCGAACACCGCCTCACGCTGACGTCCGAGGGCGTCCGCACCCTGCTGGCCCGCCCCTAGAGGTGCCGCCGCGGCCGCCCCGGGTGGCGGCGGGGGCTATCCGCCCAGCGCGCGGGTGAGGGCCGCGCGCTGCAGCGGCAGCACCTCGGCGTGCAGATCGCGGCCCTTTCGGGTGAGCGTCACATACACGCCCCGCCGGTCCTCCGCGCAGGCGCTCCGGACGACCAGGCCGTCCTTCTCCAGCCGGGCGATGAGACGGGACAGCGCGCTCTGGCTGAGGTGGATCCGCCCGGCCAGGTTCTGCACCCTGCAGTGCTCGCCCTCCGCGGGCGGGGAGGTCGCCAGGATGTCGAGCACCTCGAAGTCGGAGGCCCCCAGACCGTACGGATGCAGCGTGCGGTCGATCTCGGCGAGGGTGCGCGCGTGCACCGACAGGATCTCCCGCCACCGCTCCTCGAGCCGCGAGTCCACCGCCTCAGCTGCCATAGGTGAACGGTAACACTCGTTGGTTTTTCAACGACCGTGTGCGTTCCCACCGACGGGCGGTGCCGGTGCGCTACGTCGACTCGCGCTTCACCAGTTCCGTCGGGAGGATCACCGCGGCCGGCTCCTCGCCGCCGATCCGGGCCAGCAGGACCCGCACCATCTCGGCGCTGATGCGGTCCCAGGGCTGGCGGATCGTGGTGAGACGGGGGCTGGTGGCGACGGCGGCCGGGGAGTCGTCGAAGCCGCCGACCGCCACGTCCTGTGGCACCCGGCGTCCCGCGCGGTGCAGCGCCGTCAGCACCCCCTGCGCCATCAGGTCGGAGGCGACGAACACGGCGTCCATGTCCGGCGCGCGGGCCAGCAGCCGCTCCGCGCCCGCCTCACCGCTGGCCCGGCTGTAGTCACCGGAGACGACGAGCCGCCCGTCGGCCTCGAGGCCGGCCTCGGCGAGCACCTCCTGGTACCCGGCGAGGCGCTCCACCCCGCCCGGTGTGTCGAGCGGCCCCGTCACCACGCCCACCCTGCGCCGGCCCAGGTCCAGCAGGTGACGCACCATGTCACGGGCACCGTCCCGGTCGTCCGCGGCCACGTAACTCACCTTGGAGCCCAACCCGATCGGCTTGCCGCACGCGACCAGCGGCACGCCCGCCGCCCGCAGCTCCTCGGCCACCGGATCGCCCGAGTGACTGGAGACCAGCAGCACCCCGTCCACGTGCCCCGCGGTGATGTACCGCACGATGCGCCGCCGTTCGTCCTGCGTCCCGGCGATCATCAGCAGCAGCGGAATGTCGTGCGCGGCCAGTGCCTGCGTACAACCCCGCAGCAGGACGTTGAAGTTGGGGTCCTCGAAGAACCGCTCCTGCGGCTCCGTCAGCAGGAAGCCCACCGAGTCCGACCGGCCGGTGATCAGTGAGCGGGCGTGCCGGTTGACGACGTAACCCGTCTTGCGGATCGCGGCGTCGACCGCCTGAGCCGCGGCGGGGCTGACGTAGTGGCCGCCGTTGAGCACGCGCGAGACGGTGCCGCGCGAGACACCGGCCTCGCGCGCCACGTCGTGGATCGTCGGCGGCTTGCGCCTGCCCCCCGTGTTGCTCATGGTCATGACTTTACGGCCCCGGAGAGCAGGTCCAGGCTCCAGAACCGCTGGATGACCAGGAAGAGCGCGACCAGCGGGAACACCGCGAGGAACGCGCCCGTGATCACCAGGGTGTACAGCGCCGGGGTGTTGGCTCCCTGCTCGAGGAGCGTGTACAGACCGAGGGTGATCGGGAACTTCTCGTCGTCGCTGAGCATGATGTACGGCAGCAGGAAGTTGTTCCAGATCGCCACGAACTGGAACAGGAAGACCGTCACCAGACCGGGCACCATCATCGGCAGCGCCACCCGTGTGAAGATGCGCCACTCGCCCGCGCCGTCCGTCCGCCCGGCCTCCACCACGTCCGCCGGCACCGCGGCCGCGGCGTAGATCCGCGCGAGGTAGACCCCGTACGGGGAGAGGATCTGCGGCAGCAGCACGGACAGGTAGGAGTCGGTGAGGTCCGCCTCGGCGAGCAGCAGGTACTGCGGGACGGCGAGGATCACCGGAGGCATCAGCACACCCGCGAGCAGCACGCTGAACAGCGCCTCGCGGCCCCGGAAGCGGTAGACCGCCAGCGCGTAGCCGCTGACCGCCGACACGCACGTCGACAGCAGCGCGCCCAGACCGGCGTACAGGGCGGAGTTGCCCATCCACCGCCAGTAGACGCCGTCGCGGTAGGCGCCGAGGTCGGAGATGTTCTCCGCGAAGCCGGTGCCGGGCCAGAACGTGAAGGTGGAGAACAGTTCCGAGCCGGACTTGGTGGACGCGACGACCACCCAGGCGACCGGCAGCAGGCAGTACAGCGCGCCCAGCAGCAGGGTCACGGTCGGGATCAGCGCGGTCCGGCGGCGGCGCGCCGGACCGCGGGCGGTGCCGGCCGCGGGCTCGGCCTCGGGCAGGGCGAGGGAGCTCATCGTGCGGCCTCCTGCTTGGTGCGCCGGTTCGCGGCCCGCAGGAAGCCGAAGGACAGCACCAGGGTGGCGAGCGCGATGATGGTCGCCTGGGCGGCTGCCGCGTGGAGGTCGCCGTTACCGAAGGCGTCCTGGTACACCTTCATCAGCGGACTCCAGGTGGTGGACACGGAGTTGGTGAGCGGTTTGAGGGTGGTCGGTTCGTTGAACACCTGGAGCGTCGCGATGATCGAGAAGAAGAAGGTCAGCACCAGCGAGGGCGCCACCATCGGGATCTTGATCCGCAGCGCGATCTGCAGCGGGCCGGCGCCGTCCAGCTTCGCCGCCTCGTACACCTCGGCCGGGATCGCCCGCAGCGCGGTGTAGATGACGATCATGTTGAAGCCGGTGCCGCCCCAGACCGCGATGTTCGACAGCGCCAGATACAGCGGGCCGCCGTCCAGCAGATCCGGCTGCGGCAGACCGAGCCGGTCCAGCACGAAGGAGAAGGGGCTCACGTCCGGCAGGTAGAGGAAGCCCCACAGCAGGGCCGCGATCACGCCCGGAACGGCGTACGGCAGGAAGATCGCGAGCCGGGTGAAGGGAGCGAGCCGGACCCGTTCGGAGTCCAGCATCAGCGCGAACACCAGGGCCAGGCCCAGCATGACCGGTACCACGATGCCGCCGTAACCGAGCACGCGCAGCGCGCCGTTCAGCAGTTCGCTGTCGGACAGGGCGCCGGTGTAGTTCTCCAGTCCGGCCCAGACCTCCTCGCGGGAGCCGGCCCCCAGCCCGAGGCCGGAGACCCGCACCTTGCGGAAGCTGAGCCAGACGGCGTACCCGATGGGCAGCGCGAAGAACAGGAGGAACAGGAGGGTCGCGGGGACAAGGAAGACGTAGGGGGCGCTTCGCGCTCGTCTGAGGGTGGCGGTGGGAGACGGGTGGGCGTACGGGGCCCTCTCGACCCCGTACGGCCTCCGGCGGGCCGGGGATCTCACTCCGCGACTCCGAAGCCCTGCTTCTTCAGGTCGGCGACCGTGTCCGCCTGCATGGTGTCCAGGGCGGCGGTGAAGTCCGACTTGTTCTT contains these protein-coding regions:
- a CDS encoding carbohydrate ABC transporter permease, coding for MSSLALPEAEPAAGTARGPARRRRTALIPTVTLLLGALYCLLPVAWVVVASTKSGSELFSTFTFWPGTGFAENISDLGAYRDGVYWRWMGNSALYAGLGALLSTCVSAVSGYALAVYRFRGREALFSVLLAGVLMPPVILAVPQYLLLAEADLTDSYLSVLLPQILSPYGVYLARIYAAAAVPADVVEAGRTDGAGEWRIFTRVALPMMVPGLVTVFLFQFVAIWNNFLLPYIMLSDDEKFPITLGLYTLLEQGANTPALYTLVITGAFLAVFPLVALFLVIQRFWSLDLLSGAVKS
- a CDS encoding glyceraldehyde-3-phosphate dehydrogenase → MTVNEDSFTNWKHREEIAESMIPIIGKLHRERDVTVLLHSRSLVNKSVVSILKTHRFARQIAGQELSVTETLPFLQALTTLDLGPSQIDLGLLAATYRTDDRGLSVAEFTAEAVAGATGANKIDRREPRDVVLYGFGRIGRLLARLLIEKSGSGNGLRLRAVVVRRGGEQDIVKRASLLRRDSVHGQFQGTITVDEAAGTIVANGNTIKMIYADDPAQVDYTAYGIKNAILIDNTGKWRDREGLSQHLRPGVDKVVLTAPGKGDVPNIVHGVNHDTLKPDEQILSCASCTTNAIVPPLKAMADEYGVLRGHVETVHSFTNDQNLLDNYHKSERRGRSAPMNMVITETGAASAVAKALPDLEATITGSSIRVPVPDVSIAILNLQLGRATSRAEVLDHLRDVSLTSPLKRQIDFTSAPDAVSSDFIGSRHASIVDAGALKVEGDNAILYLWYDNEFGYSCQVVRVVQYVSGVEYPTFPAPAP
- a CDS encoding SchA/CurD-like domain-containing protein, which encodes MTTTGRMTGRIPQSAFDGSRLRVILMLDLYDGAQEQFLDAYEHMSSMIASVPGHISDQLCQSIENPSQWLITSEWESAPPFLAWVNSEEHIETVRPLHSCVRDTRSMRYSVLREMRDGRPLTGQAAANLQAQARVGEGVARHALTFTVKPGTESKVAKHLAGYAAPEAALNDSTQLRRTSVFMHGNRVVRTIEVEGDLATALRHVADQPETQAAEEAINPYLEHARDLGDPGSMRVFFTRAALPAVHHVDRHGPRPAGLRRHALYYPAVEGRGEELARFLSRQDEAAADEPDGPVYSSTVFQRDNVVVRLIDATGDLDLDPLAALGIKGAGKAAELERLLDGAAVGVEGPLDSERTINRLLSHADMLPVTDRSTADS
- a CDS encoding FAD-dependent monooxygenase, producing the protein MNRSETADEIGHRTPVLIVGGSLVGLSMSVFLGRLGVPHTLVERHPGTSIHPRGRGNNVRTMELYRVAGVEQQIREVASVLADNHGIMQTPSLVEGDGEWLFKEIDPGGGLARFSPGGWCQCSQNDLEPVLLARARELGGDLRFATEMMSFDQDGEGVTARVKSRETGEHTTIRADYLVAADGPRSPVRERLGIGQNGPGDLFHNVSVTFSSRDLADIVGDRRFILCYLTNPEADGALLPVDNAENWVFHAPWHPEHGETFEEFTDERCVAHIRRAIGAPDLDVKITGRAAWHAAERVAERYADGRVFLAGDSAHEMSPTGAFGSNTGIQDAHNLAWKLAAVLGGWAGPGLLDSYDAERRPVAEATSARASNRSVEHSHPGYTPAAGAGGKGPKGGILTVALGYRYPRGAVLGSDPAAPVVPEGLQLAGEPGSRAPHLWLDRAGARVSTVDLYERSLVLLSSEDGAWHTAAEQVAKRLPVPLDSYRIGSGPTADLTPDADVDWAQAHGVTEAGAVLVRPDGFVAWRSEEAAVDAATALHDAVAAILARRQD
- a CDS encoding MarR family winged helix-turn-helix transcriptional regulator; this encodes MAAEAVDSRLEERWREILSVHARTLAEIDRTLHPYGLGASDFEVLDILATSPPAEGEHCRVQNLAGRIHLSQSALSRLIARLEKDGLVVRSACAEDRRGVYVTLTRKGRDLHAEVLPLQRAALTRALGG
- a CDS encoding LacI family DNA-binding transcriptional regulator is translated as MTMSNTGGRRKPPTIHDVAREAGVSRGTVSRVLNGGHYVSPAAAQAVDAAIRKTGYVVNRHARSLITGRSDSVGFLLTEPQERFFEDPNFNVLLRGCTQALAAHDIPLLLMIAGTQDERRRIVRYITAGHVDGVLLVSSHSGDPVAEELRAAGVPLVACGKPIGLGSKVSYVAADDRDGARDMVRHLLDLGRRRVGVVTGPLDTPGGVERLAGYQEVLAEAGLEADGRLVVSGDYSRASGEAGAERLLARAPDMDAVFVASDLMAQGVLTALHRAGRRVPQDVAVGGFDDSPAAVATSPRLTTIRQPWDRISAEMVRVLLARIGGEEPAAVILPTELVKREST
- a CDS encoding cupin domain-containing protein, with protein sequence MSKQHPRIVDLSETEPNRRRGGDLRTLLTPATVGSTSGFMGLAVIQPGERIGEHYHPYSEEFVYVVSGALEVDLDGEPFALRADQGLMIPIDMRHRFRNVSDAEARMVFHLGPLAPHPSLGHVDTEENAGSVAGPQLTVGGPGVSGPGQERPAERSEAIK
- a CDS encoding carbohydrate ABC transporter permease, translating into MRSPARRRPYGVERAPYAHPSPTATLRRARSAPYVFLVPATLLFLLFFALPIGYAVWLSFRKVRVSGLGLGAGSREEVWAGLENYTGALSDSELLNGALRVLGYGGIVVPVMLGLALVFALMLDSERVRLAPFTRLAIFLPYAVPGVIAALLWGFLYLPDVSPFSFVLDRLGLPQPDLLDGGPLYLALSNIAVWGGTGFNMIVIYTALRAIPAEVYEAAKLDGAGPLQIALRIKIPMVAPSLVLTFFFSIIATLQVFNEPTTLKPLTNSVSTTWSPLMKVYQDAFGNGDLHAAAAQATIIALATLVLSFGFLRAANRRTKQEAAR
- a CDS encoding SseB family protein; protein product: METPAHENNGPTPAQRALDALSENTEDTAALDALADSDVLIPVPDDTGDETAADPGAVALPVMEQPDGIQVVPVFTSELEMSGLLPFVSRYRLVPLGALAAQWPADELSLTIDGSSEHRLTLTSEGVRTLLARP